A region of Myxococcus stipitatus DSM 14675 DNA encodes the following proteins:
- a CDS encoding transketolase, whose product MADALAELAAQLRVDSIRATTAAGSGHPSSSMSAADIVAVLFQKYLRFDFQHPKSPDNDRFVLSKGHACPVLYAAFKAAGAIDDAELLSLRQFGSRLQGHPNPHVLPLVDVATGSLGQGLAIGVGMALASRLDQRPSRVYVMMGDSEMAEGSVWEAFDKASHYKLDGLCALIDMNRLGQTGETELGWNGEAYAARARAFGWHALTVDGHDLDAIDHALAAALATAGQPTCLVFKTEKGHGYSLIANKEGWHGKALSEDQARDAIRELGGERHVRVEVRKPEAGRPGGKPAAAPLKLPRYTPDEKVATRKAYGDALRALSDAHPDVVALDAEVSNSTFSDELREAHPQRYFEMYIAEQNMVATGVGMAVLGKRVFVSTFAAFLTRAYDQIRMAAVSNATLHLCGSHAGVSIGEDGPSQMGLEDLAMMRAVCDSTVLYPCDAHQTARLMAQLVDRPGITYLRTTRAKTPVLYAASEEFPIGGCKVLRRSDRDVATVVAAGITLHEALEAHARLQDQGISVRVIDLYSVKPVDAKTLRQAARETQGRLVVVEDHWAEGGLADAVLEAFTDGAEPLPTVKRLAVRKMPGSGKPEELLSAAGIDAQHIVQEVLAMKDASVSTGAPDAPRKRQPGKPAH is encoded by the coding sequence ATGGCAGACGCCCTGGCAGAGCTCGCCGCGCAGCTTCGTGTCGACAGCATCCGAGCCACCACGGCCGCGGGCTCCGGACACCCCAGCTCCTCCATGTCCGCGGCGGACATCGTCGCGGTGCTGTTCCAGAAGTATCTGCGCTTCGACTTCCAGCACCCGAAGTCCCCGGACAATGACCGCTTCGTGCTCTCCAAGGGCCATGCGTGTCCCGTCCTCTACGCCGCGTTCAAGGCCGCGGGGGCTATCGACGACGCGGAGTTGCTGTCGCTGCGCCAGTTCGGCAGCCGGTTGCAGGGCCACCCCAACCCGCACGTCCTGCCGCTCGTGGACGTGGCCACCGGCTCGCTCGGACAGGGGCTCGCCATCGGCGTGGGCATGGCGCTCGCGTCGAGGCTGGACCAGCGGCCCTCACGCGTCTACGTGATGATGGGCGACAGCGAGATGGCGGAGGGCTCCGTCTGGGAGGCGTTCGACAAGGCCTCGCACTACAAGCTCGATGGCCTCTGCGCGCTCATCGACATGAACCGCCTGGGACAGACGGGCGAGACGGAGCTGGGCTGGAATGGCGAGGCGTATGCCGCCCGGGCGCGCGCCTTCGGCTGGCATGCGCTGACGGTGGACGGGCATGACCTGGACGCCATCGACCACGCGCTGGCGGCGGCGCTCGCGACGGCGGGCCAGCCCACCTGCCTCGTGTTCAAGACGGAGAAGGGCCATGGGTACTCGCTCATCGCGAACAAGGAGGGCTGGCACGGCAAGGCCCTCTCCGAGGACCAGGCGCGCGACGCCATCCGCGAGCTGGGCGGAGAGCGCCACGTCCGCGTCGAAGTGAGGAAGCCCGAAGCGGGCCGGCCCGGGGGGAAACCTGCCGCCGCGCCGCTGAAGCTCCCGCGCTACACGCCCGACGAGAAGGTCGCCACCCGCAAAGCGTATGGCGATGCGCTGCGGGCCCTGAGCGACGCACACCCGGACGTGGTGGCGCTGGACGCGGAGGTGTCCAACTCCACGTTCTCGGACGAGCTGCGGGAGGCCCATCCCCAGCGCTACTTCGAGATGTACATCGCCGAGCAGAACATGGTGGCCACGGGCGTGGGCATGGCGGTGCTGGGCAAGCGCGTCTTCGTCAGCACCTTCGCCGCGTTCCTGACGCGCGCGTATGACCAGATTCGGATGGCGGCCGTCTCCAACGCGACGCTGCACCTGTGCGGGAGCCACGCGGGTGTCTCCATTGGAGAGGACGGTCCCTCGCAGATGGGCTTGGAGGACCTGGCGATGATGCGCGCCGTCTGCGACAGCACGGTGCTCTATCCCTGCGACGCCCACCAGACCGCGCGGCTCATGGCGCAGCTGGTGGACCGTCCCGGCATCACCTACCTGCGCACCACGCGTGCCAAGACGCCCGTGCTCTACGCCGCCTCCGAGGAGTTCCCCATCGGCGGGTGCAAGGTGCTGCGTCGCTCCGACCGCGATGTGGCCACGGTGGTGGCCGCGGGCATCACGCTGCATGAAGCGCTGGAGGCGCATGCGCGGCTCCAGGACCAGGGCATCTCCGTGCGCGTCATCGACCTGTACTCGGTGAAGCCGGTGGACGCGAAGACGCTGCGCCAGGCCGCGCGCGAGACGCAGGGACGGCTCGTGGTGGTGGAGGACCACTGGGCGGAGGGTGGGCTCGCGGACGCGGTGCTCGAAGCGTTCACCGATGGCGCCGAGCCGCTGCCCACCGTGAAGCGCCTGGCCGTGCGCAAGATGCCCGGCTCCGGCAAGCCCGAGGAACTCTTGAGCGCGGCGGGCATCGACGCGCAGCACATCGTCCAGGAGGTCCTCGCCATGAAGGACGCCTCCGTCTCCACGGGCGCGCCTGACGCCCCACGGAAACGACAGCCCGGCAAGCCCGCCCATTGA
- a CDS encoding WD40 repeat domain-containing protein — protein sequence MTFDLSSLTELSTLEHLVSTQGVEALLAALDTALAQTPADARVLEEEGLTVGARTLRLLRRAIALDADFLREHPEALFQSLYNRLRWYDAPDAAAHYDTQGPGPWEHPDAHLHRLAARWRQQREAAGGGAWVESLTPLSGSLDGGDQHFSHDERVEAVAFSPCGKKLATTSSSEEENIHLWDVVTGKCLRVLEGHDIGEILGLAWSPDGKKLASGSRSHDARVWDVETGELLHDFPKQEGRVTSVAFSPDGKLLAVGNLGWRVHLFDLESGEKVRTLKGHQQSVLCVAFHPSGRLLASAASDDTVRIWDMTTGAQVASITTNATPRSIAFSPDGERLAYSVLEGVAIAETQHWTPLEGLWGTMGCTNIAWLGTTHLGMLAPRQVLVLDAHTRDTVWSRTYHPNTSGNALAFSPDRKHFALTESTQVLVSEIHAQPPPTLKSQGQPVKDLLGAPEAAGLIVKLSDQNAVVDARGQVREFPASSMGGGQKSWSMNRDATLAAFPIVNFHEEPRRRAIQLFDLVSLAPAKELTAKPLEGRDTASRMLQENVVAFSPDGALLAGTVELGVVRLWSIPDGRLLHTLKGPANPVTSLEFTPDGALLLTGFAEASHLLVHDVKTGALVHTTKVALKPTPTYAVASAAPRLAVGRSSGELALFELPTGTSRFIQVSNETVVAVAISSDGTRVAASDMDSCVHVYDATTGDELYQVPHPELPYALAIEAPLLVTMSEDHHVRFFDLATGAPRADVEASTDPLDVIRRRYWEGLADGPVAFHRRMDPTPLAHFQDAMEACYILRDGIAVGQGRTQKDFLYVLRIHE from the coding sequence ATGACCTTCGACCTCTCGTCCCTCACCGAGCTCTCCACCCTCGAACACCTCGTGAGCACCCAGGGCGTTGAGGCGCTGCTCGCCGCGCTCGACACCGCGCTCGCCCAGACTCCCGCGGACGCGCGCGTGCTCGAGGAAGAAGGTCTCACCGTGGGCGCGCGGACGCTCCGGCTCCTGCGCCGCGCCATCGCGCTCGACGCCGACTTCCTCCGCGAGCACCCCGAGGCGCTCTTCCAGAGCCTCTACAACCGGCTGCGCTGGTACGACGCCCCCGACGCCGCGGCCCACTACGACACGCAAGGCCCGGGCCCCTGGGAGCATCCCGACGCGCACCTCCATCGCCTCGCGGCGCGGTGGCGACAACAGCGAGAGGCGGCGGGAGGCGGCGCGTGGGTGGAGTCCCTGACGCCCTTGAGCGGCTCGCTGGATGGCGGGGACCAGCACTTCTCCCACGACGAGCGGGTGGAGGCGGTGGCCTTCAGCCCTTGCGGGAAGAAGCTCGCGACCACCTCCAGCTCCGAGGAGGAGAACATCCACCTCTGGGACGTCGTCACGGGGAAGTGCCTCCGGGTCCTGGAGGGCCATGACATCGGAGAGATCCTGGGCCTGGCGTGGAGCCCGGATGGCAAGAAGCTCGCGTCGGGCTCTCGCTCCCATGACGCCCGCGTGTGGGACGTGGAGACCGGCGAGCTCCTGCATGACTTCCCGAAGCAGGAAGGCCGGGTGACCTCCGTGGCCTTCAGCCCCGACGGCAAGCTGCTCGCCGTGGGCAACCTCGGCTGGCGTGTCCACCTGTTCGACCTGGAGTCGGGCGAGAAGGTCCGCACGCTCAAGGGACATCAGCAGTCCGTGCTGTGCGTGGCCTTCCATCCCTCGGGCCGGCTGCTCGCGTCGGCGGCTTCGGACGACACGGTGCGCATCTGGGACATGACGACGGGCGCTCAGGTGGCATCCATCACCACCAACGCGACCCCTCGCTCCATTGCGTTCAGCCCCGATGGAGAGCGGCTGGCGTACTCCGTGCTCGAAGGTGTCGCCATCGCGGAGACGCAGCACTGGACCCCGCTGGAAGGACTGTGGGGGACGATGGGCTGCACGAACATCGCCTGGCTGGGGACGACCCACCTGGGCATGCTCGCGCCCAGACAGGTGCTGGTGCTGGACGCCCACACCCGCGACACGGTGTGGTCGCGGACCTATCACCCGAACACCTCGGGGAACGCCCTGGCCTTCTCGCCGGACCGCAAGCACTTCGCGCTGACGGAGTCGACCCAGGTGCTGGTGAGCGAAATCCACGCCCAGCCACCGCCGACCCTCAAGAGCCAGGGGCAGCCCGTGAAGGACCTGCTCGGCGCCCCAGAGGCCGCGGGCCTCATCGTCAAGCTGTCGGACCAGAACGCCGTCGTCGACGCGCGAGGGCAGGTGCGCGAGTTCCCCGCCAGCAGCATGGGCGGAGGCCAGAAGTCGTGGAGCATGAACCGGGACGCCACGCTGGCCGCCTTCCCCATCGTGAACTTCCATGAGGAGCCCCGGCGCCGCGCCATCCAGTTGTTCGACCTGGTGAGCCTGGCTCCCGCGAAGGAGCTGACCGCGAAGCCGCTCGAGGGGCGCGACACCGCGAGCCGGATGCTCCAAGAGAACGTCGTGGCCTTCTCGCCCGATGGAGCGCTGCTCGCGGGCACTGTCGAGTTGGGTGTGGTGCGCCTCTGGAGCATCCCCGATGGGCGCTTGCTCCACACGCTGAAGGGCCCCGCCAATCCCGTCACCTCGCTCGAGTTCACCCCCGACGGCGCCCTCCTCCTGACGGGCTTCGCCGAGGCCTCCCATCTCCTGGTGCATGACGTGAAGACGGGGGCGCTCGTGCACACCACCAAGGTGGCCTTGAAGCCCACACCCACCTATGCCGTGGCCTCGGCGGCCCCTCGCCTCGCCGTGGGACGAAGCTCGGGAGAGCTCGCCCTCTTCGAGCTGCCCACGGGCACATCCCGCTTCATCCAGGTCTCCAACGAGACCGTCGTCGCCGTGGCCATCTCCTCGGATGGCACGCGGGTGGCCGCGTCCGACATGGATTCGTGTGTCCACGTCTACGACGCCACCACCGGAGATGAGCTCTACCAGGTGCCCCACCCCGAGCTGCCCTACGCGCTCGCCATCGAGGCGCCGCTCCTGGTCACCATGTCCGAGGACCACCACGTGCGTTTCTTCGACCTGGCCACCGGGGCGCCTCGCGCCGACGTGGAGGCCAGCACGGACCCGCTGGACGTCATCCGGCGGCGCTACTGGGAAGGATTGGCAGACGGCCCGGTCGCCTTCCACCGTCGGATGGACCCCACGCCCCTCGCCCATTTCCAGGACGCGATGGAGGCCTGCTACATCCTCCGCGACGGCATCGCCGTGGGCCAGGGACGGACCCAGAAGGACTTCCTCTACGTCCTGAGGATTCACGAATAA
- a CDS encoding discoidin domain-containing protein, producing the protein MQRLSSRLGALVACALMGCGTPETTDGATPPASQRAGLDTPVNVTLNKPATASVSQDPFRPEYAVDGDITNDDSRWCPGIYNPTRLLDIDLQGTFDLVRMELYTGYRDIRPIKSYELLYDDGTGWKPLPGASQTNNTSIAVSTTFPQSVTAKKVRFSCTDTLADNCRVKELWIFGTPHEGQVNIPPVVNAGPDRSLTLPVTSVSLAGSATDADGVVSSLLWTQVSGPVATLASTTTATLSVAGLSVGTSVFRLTATDDAGASSFDDVSVTVAPVPDVLTNVALNKPAVAGTSSASYPAPLAVDGSLTTRWESAYAFMTHNSLDVDLQGPHEVSSAELHMSVSASSAFAMPAFELQAWDGGCWKTIPGTVVEGNPLTTTLRTLTFTAPVITDKVRVVCKDKPYCRLRELKLMGKPSTVTPTGPTTCAAGQQTVVRNLRYDYALFLPAQYNDDRTTTWPVILSLHGVGGSTLTTDRTAVHSNPEGLARQFSSASFRAAMKAIVISPNQRMPFTNSGDGWFNNASVLALLNDVKRDYRIDLDRVYLTGLSGGANNGFEMLLASTAEFAAFVPIAITHNFVTNPNLCSLKTLPIWAFQGGLDEPSRATGIKTQLDTACGAGPSAMRDVTVYPGAGHSGATWDTAYATLPLYDWLLQQRISQRP; encoded by the coding sequence TTGCAACGGCTCTCATCCCGACTCGGCGCGCTCGTGGCCTGCGCCCTCATGGGCTGCGGTACCCCTGAAACCACTGACGGCGCGACGCCGCCCGCCTCCCAGCGGGCGGGGCTGGACACGCCCGTCAACGTGACGCTGAACAAGCCGGCCACCGCCAGCGTCAGCCAGGACCCGTTCCGTCCGGAGTACGCCGTGGACGGCGACATCACCAACGACGATTCGCGGTGGTGCCCCGGCATCTACAACCCGACGCGCCTGCTCGACATCGACCTCCAGGGGACGTTCGACCTGGTCCGGATGGAGCTCTACACCGGTTACCGGGACATCCGCCCCATCAAGAGCTACGAGCTGCTCTACGACGATGGGACAGGCTGGAAGCCACTGCCCGGCGCCAGCCAGACGAACAACACCAGCATCGCGGTCTCCACCACCTTCCCGCAGAGCGTCACGGCGAAGAAGGTGCGCTTCTCCTGCACCGACACGCTGGCGGACAACTGCCGCGTGAAGGAGCTGTGGATCTTCGGCACACCCCACGAAGGGCAGGTCAACATCCCGCCCGTGGTCAACGCGGGCCCGGACCGCTCCCTCACCCTGCCCGTCACCAGCGTGAGCCTGGCGGGCAGCGCCACCGACGCGGATGGCGTCGTGAGCTCGCTGCTCTGGACGCAGGTGAGCGGCCCCGTGGCGACGCTGGCCAGCACCACCACCGCCACCCTGAGCGTGGCGGGCCTCTCCGTGGGCACATCCGTCTTCCGACTCACCGCCACGGATGACGCGGGAGCCTCGAGCTTCGACGACGTGAGCGTGACGGTGGCGCCCGTGCCGGATGTCCTCACCAACGTGGCGCTCAACAAGCCCGCCGTCGCCGGCACCTCCTCCGCGTCCTACCCCGCGCCGCTCGCGGTGGATGGCTCGCTCACCACCCGGTGGGAGTCCGCCTACGCCTTCATGACGCACAACTCTCTCGACGTGGACCTCCAGGGCCCGCACGAGGTGAGCAGCGCGGAGCTGCACATGTCCGTCTCCGCGAGCTCCGCGTTCGCCATGCCCGCCTTCGAGCTCCAGGCGTGGGACGGCGGCTGCTGGAAGACCATCCCGGGCACCGTCGTGGAGGGCAATCCCCTCACCACCACCCTGAGGACCCTCACCTTCACCGCGCCGGTCATCACCGACAAGGTCCGGGTCGTCTGCAAGGACAAGCCCTACTGCCGCCTGCGCGAGCTCAAGCTCATGGGCAAGCCCAGCACCGTCACGCCCACCGGCCCCACCACCTGCGCCGCCGGACAGCAGACCGTGGTCCGCAACCTGCGCTACGACTACGCGCTCTTCCTCCCCGCGCAGTACAACGACGACCGCACCACGACGTGGCCCGTCATCCTCTCCCTGCACGGCGTGGGCGGCTCCACCCTCACGACCGACCGCACCGCGGTGCACTCCAACCCCGAGGGTCTGGCCAGGCAGTTCAGCTCCGCCAGCTTCCGCGCGGCGATGAAGGCCATCGTCATCTCGCCCAACCAGCGCATGCCGTTCACCAACAGCGGGGATGGCTGGTTCAACAATGCCTCGGTGCTCGCGCTGCTGAATGACGTCAAGCGCGACTACCGCATCGACCTGGACCGCGTGTACCTCACCGGCCTGAGCGGCGGCGCCAACAACGGCTTCGAGATGCTCCTCGCCTCCACGGCGGAGTTCGCGGCCTTCGTCCCCATCGCCATCACCCACAACTTCGTCACGAACCCCAACCTGTGCAGCCTGAAGACGCTGCCCATCTGGGCCTTCCAGGGCGGCCTCGACGAGCCGTCGCGCGCCACGGGCATCAAGACGCAGCTCGACACGGCGTGCGGCGCCGGCCCCAGCGCCATGCGTGACGTCACCGTCTATCCCGGCGCGGGCCACAGCGGCGCCACGTGGGACACGGCCTACGCCACCCTGCCGCTCTACGACTGGCTGCTCCAGCAGCGCATCAGTCAGCGCCCGTAG
- a CDS encoding carboxypeptidase regulatory-like domain-containing protein — translation MGSRPLTLLLLAGLLSAPLARAETGVVQGEVRVFVQKPDGSTQPKEDRSGVVVYVTGYTEEPPAEVARMNQRNKTFFPAVLPIVVGQKVEFSNRDVVLHNVFSRSVARRFDAGKSRPGESYFETFTKTGIVDVYCDIHEQMVATVVVVPNRAFAVTDKDGRFELRGVKPGRHPLFAVHRRDAKSDIARAEVVVAAGGTTSATLELTETHADAPHLDKRGRKYLPRADGYSDKAGP, via the coding sequence ATGGGCAGTCGCCCTCTAACGCTCCTCCTCCTCGCGGGCCTGCTCTCCGCACCGCTCGCACGCGCCGAGACAGGCGTCGTCCAGGGCGAGGTGCGCGTCTTCGTCCAGAAGCCCGACGGCTCGACGCAACCGAAGGAGGACCGCTCCGGCGTGGTCGTCTACGTCACCGGCTACACCGAGGAACCACCCGCGGAGGTGGCTCGGATGAACCAGCGGAACAAGACGTTCTTCCCCGCCGTGCTGCCCATCGTCGTGGGACAGAAGGTGGAGTTCTCCAACCGGGACGTGGTGCTGCACAACGTCTTCTCCCGCTCCGTGGCGCGGCGGTTCGACGCGGGCAAGAGCCGGCCGGGCGAGAGCTACTTCGAGACCTTCACGAAGACGGGCATCGTGGACGTCTACTGCGACATCCACGAGCAGATGGTGGCCACGGTCGTCGTGGTCCCCAACCGCGCGTTCGCGGTGACGGACAAGGACGGACGCTTCGAGCTTCGCGGCGTGAAGCCAGGGCGCCACCCCCTCTTCGCCGTGCACCGGCGCGACGCGAAGAGCGACATCGCCCGCGCGGAGGTGGTCGTGGCGGCGGGCGGCACGACGAGCGCCACGCTGGAGCTCACGGAGACCCACGCCGACGCCCCCCACCTGGACAAGCGCGGCAGGAAGTACCTCCCCCGCGCGGACGGCTACTCCGACAAGGCGGGCCCGTAG
- a CDS encoding adenylate/guanylate cyclase domain-containing protein — MTLTRKLILAFVALAGASLISALVLTTLAVESAAKQKIASDLERTLEAFQQLSRASQERIRDVAEARTLDRSFKDMSLSVNSVDDEAGLGDATSETKGILYAREVIVSADTEAFGWSRDASLPWAFFNASGRLVYTHADPEQLGEQPLDLPLLATALESGPTSALWSPAQLQKLPFTFVAPGQVREGDLLLVHAQPAYGANRGPMGVVLSGQWVKDVLLGDPLAPRTPGPQMADTRARFALRAEDGATASQLPPGTTLDCHGLKPGETRDVHLGSTHYLVRGGILSGVDGTRLGEVFVLRDFDAEITPVLQRFRRWLVPTAVGIALFALAAAVFMARGLASPLVQLEAAAGRVRLGDLTVEVPVRGTDEVGRVAQSFNEMVSGLRQRDQIKGLFKRYLAPQVVDELIKNPEKAAPGGERKLLTVLFSDLVGFTSLSEQLSPEELVALLNTYFEQATGVLTKHGATLDKFIGDAIMCFWNAPLPLEDHAARACLTALDLVAVVDRLSPLFEARGLPRLDCRIGINTGHAVAGNLGSSAAQDYTVIGDTVNLASRLEGAAKVYGTRTLVAEETLLAARGAVVARELDLLRVKGKQHPVRVFELVGTAGTPLPPQVVRFAEGLALYRARRFNEARAAFLASPDDVPSQRFAARCDSLEVTPPPEDWDGVFTLDSK, encoded by the coding sequence GTGACGCTCACCCGAAAACTCATCCTGGCCTTCGTGGCGCTCGCGGGCGCGTCGCTCATCAGCGCGCTGGTGCTCACCACGCTCGCGGTGGAGTCCGCCGCCAAGCAGAAGATCGCCAGCGACCTGGAGCGCACGCTGGAGGCCTTCCAGCAGCTCTCCCGCGCCAGCCAGGAGCGCATCCGCGACGTGGCCGAGGCCCGCACGCTGGACCGCTCCTTCAAGGACATGTCGCTGTCGGTCAACTCCGTGGACGACGAGGCGGGGCTCGGCGACGCGACCTCGGAGACCAAGGGCATCCTCTACGCGCGCGAGGTCATCGTCTCCGCGGACACGGAGGCCTTCGGCTGGAGCCGCGACGCCTCGCTGCCCTGGGCCTTCTTCAACGCCAGCGGGCGGCTGGTCTACACCCACGCGGACCCCGAGCAACTGGGTGAGCAGCCGCTGGACCTCCCGCTCCTGGCCACCGCGCTCGAGAGCGGTCCCACCTCCGCGCTCTGGTCTCCCGCGCAGCTCCAGAAGCTCCCCTTCACCTTCGTCGCCCCCGGGCAGGTGCGCGAGGGAGACCTGCTGCTCGTCCATGCCCAGCCCGCCTACGGCGCCAACCGGGGCCCCATGGGCGTGGTGCTGTCCGGGCAGTGGGTGAAGGACGTGCTCCTGGGAGACCCCCTCGCGCCCCGGACGCCGGGGCCGCAGATGGCGGACACCCGGGCCCGCTTCGCCTTGCGCGCCGAGGACGGCGCCACCGCCTCCCAGCTCCCCCCGGGCACCACCCTGGACTGTCACGGGCTCAAGCCCGGGGAGACGCGCGACGTGCACCTGGGGAGCACGCACTACCTGGTGCGCGGAGGCATCCTCAGCGGCGTGGATGGGACGCGGCTGGGCGAGGTGTTCGTGCTGCGCGACTTCGACGCCGAAATCACGCCCGTGCTCCAGCGCTTCCGTCGCTGGCTGGTGCCCACGGCGGTAGGCATCGCCCTGTTCGCGCTGGCGGCGGCGGTCTTCATGGCGCGCGGGCTGGCCTCGCCGCTCGTGCAGCTGGAGGCGGCGGCGGGACGCGTGCGGCTGGGAGACCTCACCGTCGAGGTGCCCGTGCGCGGCACCGACGAGGTGGGCCGCGTCGCGCAGTCCTTCAACGAGATGGTCAGCGGCCTGCGCCAGCGGGACCAGATCAAGGGCCTGTTCAAGCGCTACCTCGCGCCGCAGGTGGTGGACGAGCTCATCAAGAACCCGGAGAAGGCCGCGCCGGGTGGAGAGCGCAAGCTGCTCACGGTCCTCTTCAGCGACCTGGTGGGCTTCACGTCCTTGAGCGAGCAGCTCAGCCCCGAGGAGCTCGTCGCCCTGCTCAACACCTACTTCGAGCAGGCCACGGGCGTGCTCACGAAGCACGGCGCCACGCTCGACAAGTTCATCGGCGACGCCATCATGTGCTTCTGGAACGCGCCGCTGCCGCTGGAGGACCATGCGGCCCGCGCGTGCCTCACCGCGCTGGACCTGGTGGCGGTGGTGGACCGGCTGTCGCCGCTGTTCGAGGCGCGGGGCCTGCCTCGGCTCGACTGCCGCATCGGCATCAACACGGGCCACGCGGTGGCGGGCAACCTGGGCTCCAGCGCGGCGCAGGACTACACCGTGATTGGCGACACGGTGAACCTGGCCTCACGGCTGGAAGGCGCCGCCAAGGTCTACGGCACGCGGACACTGGTGGCCGAGGAGACCCTGCTCGCCGCGCGCGGCGCGGTGGTGGCCCGGGAGCTGGACCTCCTGCGCGTCAAGGGCAAGCAGCACCCCGTCCGGGTCTTCGAGCTGGTGGGCACCGCGGGCACGCCCCTGCCTCCGCAGGTCGTGCGCTTCGCCGAGGGGCTCGCCCTCTACCGGGCCCGCCGCTTCAACGAGGCTCGCGCCGCCTTCCTCGCCTCGCCCGACGACGTGCCGTCGCAGCGCTTCGCCGCCCGGTGCGACAGCCTGGAGGTGACGCCGCCCCCGGAGGACTGGGACGGCGTCTTCACCCTCGACAGCAAGTAG
- the gstA gene encoding glutathione transferase GstA, whose product MKLYFAPGACSLSPHIVAREAGLDLQFTKVDTQTKVMEGGGDFWKVNPKGYVPALEFEPGDVLTEGPAIVQYLGDQRPASGLVAPAGTRERYQQQEMLGYINSELHKTYSPLFSPATPEATREERKAYLQKRYKLIEERLAGRTYLFGNTFTAADAYLFTVTRWAKFVQLDLSGFPNVLAFQERVAARPAVREALKAEGLLV is encoded by the coding sequence ATGAAGCTCTACTTCGCTCCCGGCGCTTGCTCGCTCTCTCCCCACATCGTCGCGCGTGAGGCGGGCCTCGACCTGCAGTTCACCAAGGTCGACACGCAGACGAAGGTGATGGAGGGCGGCGGAGACTTCTGGAAGGTGAACCCCAAGGGCTATGTGCCCGCCCTCGAGTTCGAGCCCGGCGACGTGCTGACCGAAGGTCCCGCCATCGTCCAGTACCTGGGTGACCAGCGCCCCGCGTCCGGCCTGGTCGCGCCCGCCGGCACCCGCGAGCGCTATCAGCAGCAGGAGATGCTGGGCTACATCAACTCCGAGCTGCACAAGACCTACTCGCCGCTCTTCAGCCCCGCGACGCCCGAGGCCACGCGCGAGGAGCGCAAGGCGTACCTGCAGAAGCGCTACAAGCTCATCGAGGAGCGCCTGGCGGGCCGGACGTACCTCTTCGGCAACACGTTCACCGCCGCGGACGCCTACCTCTTCACGGTGACGCGCTGGGCGAAGTTCGTGCAGCTGGACCTGTCGGGCTTCCCCAACGTGCTCGCGTTCCAGGAGCGCGTCGCCGCGCGTCCCGCCGTGCGCGAGGCGCTCAAGGCGGAAGGCCTGCTGGTGTGA
- a CDS encoding winged helix-turn-helix transcriptional regulator, translating to MSLKQRKSKAPPPPPGCPMRTCMSLLGGVWTPNVIWHLSGGPRRFGELIKDIPGISPKVLTTRLRELEAKGAVAREVQPTSPPSVEYALSELGMELVPVIDAIVRVGTRLKHLNGGQYPEEATRSVKRRAASAT from the coding sequence ATGTCGCTCAAGCAGAGGAAGAGCAAGGCCCCGCCGCCGCCTCCGGGCTGTCCCATGCGCACGTGCATGTCGCTGCTGGGCGGCGTGTGGACACCCAACGTCATCTGGCATCTGTCGGGGGGGCCTCGGCGATTCGGTGAGCTCATCAAGGACATCCCGGGCATCTCCCCCAAGGTGCTCACCACGCGCTTGAGGGAGCTGGAGGCCAAGGGCGCCGTGGCGCGCGAGGTGCAACCCACGTCGCCTCCGTCGGTGGAGTACGCGCTGTCGGAGCTGGGCATGGAATTGGTGCCAGTGATTGACGCCATCGTCCGAGTGGGCACGCGGCTGAAGCACCTGAATGGGGGACAGTACCCGGAGGAGGCGACGCGCTCGGTGAAGCGGCGGGCCGCGTCCGCAACCTAG